The DNA window TCGCCGTGTTCATGATCAGATCGACCGCGAAGAGATAGATGGCCGCGCCGGTGCCGAAGATGGCGATGTTGAACACGGCCGCCACCACGGCGTTGGCGAGCCGGCGGAGCCCGGCGCTGGCCGGGCGCATGAGCCCCACCGTGCCGAGGATCGGCGCGGCGATCACCGCCCACCGGAAGATCAGGAAGCCGAGCAGCACCAGCACCGACGCGGTGAGGTCGAACATGGCGAAGAGCAGCGAGGCCAGGACCGCGATGAAACCGGCACCGATCCGGTCCATGTCCTTGGTGCCCTGGAGATACTCGTACGCCTCCGGGTCCTCCGACTTGATCTGCTCGGCGACCCGGGCCCACTGCTGCTGCTTGGCCTTGATGGTGGCTTCGCGGGTGGCCGGGTTCTGGCGAAGCTTTTCCGCCTCCTCCCAGGTCAGTGATTTGGCGTCGTAGAGGGCCGGACCGTACTTCTTCGCGGTCTCGCTGTCCGCCGAACCGAGCACGCCGCGCAGCCAGTTGCGGTAGAGCATCGTCTCGGTGGCGGTGTCACTTGCCCGCACGGCGGGTGGGCGCTTGTCGACGCAGGCGCTCGGGTTGGGCAGGACACACTTGTCCGGCGGGATGTCCTTGGTGGCGGGGCCGACCGCGTCGTGCACGACGCCGAGTGTGGTGATCAGCGTGTTGTCGGCGATGTTCGCGGACTTCACCGGCCAGGCAGCCAACGCGGTCACCGCCACCATCACCAGGATGGCCCAGCCGGCCGTGGTCATCGCGTTGCTCATGTCGGACTGGCGGGAGCGCCACAGCAGGTAGAGACCGACCACGCAGATGGTGATGATGCCGAAGACGCTGAACACCTTCTGGTAGACCGCCTTGGTGGCCTGCTCCACCAGCGGGTCCGCCCAGCGCCACATGGTCCGCGGGTCCCACGCGCGTTCGCGCAGCGCGTTCGAGGCGCCGATCACCGCGTTGGCGAACATGAACTCGCCGTTCGCCACCATCGTGGTGAAGCGGTAGTCCGGGTGGAGCACCGACGAGGCGCAGCCGCCGTCCACGTCGTACGTGGTGTAGCTGTATCCGGCGTACCCGTAGTCGCTGTAGAGGCCCTTGGGGCCGGGCTGTTTGGCCGAGTCGGGCCGGGACGCGAACCAGCCGGCCAGGCCGGAGTCCGGCGCGCCGGGGACCGGGGCGTTGCGGCACTCGACCTGGTCCTCGCTGACCGCCTTGAGGCGGTCGACGCAGGCCCGGAAGTTGGTCTGCCACTCCTTGGTGCTGCACAGCTCCGCCCGCGCCTGCGCGGTCGGCCCGGCGGCCTGCGCCGGTGTGGCGCCGATCAGCGGCCAGGAGATGGTGGCTCCGGCGAGTACGCCGAGAGCGATGAGGAGCGCCGCGATCCGTGCCCGGGCCCTCGCCATGTCACGCCTCCAGATCAGCCAGCACGGTCGGCAGTTGCCCGGCGGCCTGGGCGACCGCCGCGGGGGTGGTGTCCAGGTGCTTCAGCAGCCCGTCGACGTACGACACGTCGACCCGGACCTTCTGCACGCGACCGTCGACGTCGCGCATGACGAACTCCCGGAACCCGAGCCGGTTCGCCGAGCCGCTGTCGGCCTGGGAGAGCGAGGCGAGTGTCGC is part of the Micromonospora sp. WMMD980 genome and encodes:
- a CDS encoding MFS transporter, whose protein sequence is MARARARIAALLIALGVLAGATISWPLIGATPAQAAGPTAQARAELCSTKEWQTNFRACVDRLKAVSEDQVECRNAPVPGAPDSGLAGWFASRPDSAKQPGPKGLYSDYGYAGYSYTTYDVDGGCASSVLHPDYRFTTMVANGEFMFANAVIGASNALRERAWDPRTMWRWADPLVEQATKAVYQKVFSVFGIITICVVGLYLLWRSRQSDMSNAMTTAGWAILVMVAVTALAAWPVKSANIADNTLITTLGVVHDAVGPATKDIPPDKCVLPNPSACVDKRPPAVRASDTATETMLYRNWLRGVLGSADSETAKKYGPALYDAKSLTWEEAEKLRQNPATREATIKAKQQQWARVAEQIKSEDPEAYEYLQGTKDMDRIGAGFIAVLASLLFAMFDLTASVLVLLGFLIFRWAVIAAPILGTVGLMRPASAGLRRLANAVVAAVFNIAIFGTGAAIYLFAVDLIMNTATLPGWLQVVLVWLCGVVGWLLLRPYRRITQLGGKDSSEAVSSAGSWHRRFFRDMRVAARLDVAEPGGTNEPALGRRRGVVADQRSLRPEARHEDPAHAATTVERERPDGRERPDEAPAPERRGGRPTAAPRPRRAPSTWTEPDVPEESPSYAVYRPDSADRGTPAARPTPRIRSEAR